A genomic stretch from Natronincola ferrireducens includes:
- a CDS encoding ABC transporter substrate-binding protein, whose amino-acid sequence MKKILKPISIILILVLSLTMLVGCGSKKSDNQQESTATDVTSGEVSEQSKEGGVVTIALSATPKTIDPVKYTGVYEGDIIVNVGNTLVRYKQDLSEVVANLATEWSVSEDGKVYNFKLRDDVYFQKGKYQDGRQMKADDIKYSLERSAKESAMNRLSMLDYVEVVNDFEVNCYLKDANSSFLTVLTDAGNVIVPQEEVEGWGDAFGFNLVGTGPFKVVEWKRDDSVILERNENYWGPKPYLDGVTFKFIADQNMMTNALRTGEIDIATGLTGESVKIVNDDPNLVLSEIPGLHVAYFYMNLIEGPTTDKRVREAIIRAIDIDQMVKGIYQYDEAQRAYLPLPPGSWGYDPDLESLIPSYDPEKAKELLTEAGYPDGFKTEIYVADQPARVKMATIIQQFLKQNLNIDLDIKTAEWGTFSDIASKGKAPIYGMSWTWYPDPYFFLNQMFHSSQIGALGNGQGFNKPEVDELLDEAARVSNQEERAELYKKALKSITEEYSRVNYSNEKVIYGLTSRVQGFEMRADNQKIFVSPEVNVWLRK is encoded by the coding sequence ATGAAAAAAATATTAAAGCCAATTAGTATCATCTTAATTTTAGTACTTAGTTTAACTATGTTAGTAGGTTGTGGATCTAAAAAGAGTGACAATCAGCAGGAGTCAACTGCAACAGATGTAACATCTGGAGAAGTATCTGAACAGAGTAAAGAAGGAGGAGTAGTTACTATTGCTCTTTCAGCAACACCAAAAACTATAGATCCAGTAAAGTACACAGGTGTATATGAAGGGGACATTATCGTAAATGTTGGTAATACATTAGTGAGATACAAGCAGGATTTAAGTGAGGTAGTAGCAAACTTAGCGACTGAATGGTCTGTTTCAGAAGATGGAAAGGTATATAACTTTAAGCTAAGAGATGATGTATATTTCCAAAAAGGAAAATATCAAGATGGAAGGCAGATGAAGGCAGATGATATAAAATACTCTTTAGAACGGTCTGCTAAAGAATCAGCCATGAATCGATTAAGTATGTTGGATTATGTGGAAGTAGTAAATGATTTTGAGGTTAATTGTTATTTAAAAGATGCAAATTCTTCTTTTTTAACCGTACTTACTGATGCTGGTAATGTTATTGTACCACAAGAAGAAGTAGAAGGATGGGGAGATGCCTTTGGATTTAACCTAGTAGGAACAGGCCCCTTCAAGGTAGTAGAATGGAAAAGAGATGATAGTGTAATCTTAGAGAGAAACGAAAATTATTGGGGGCCAAAACCTTATCTGGATGGTGTAACATTTAAATTTATTGCAGATCAAAATATGATGACAAATGCATTAAGAACAGGTGAAATTGATATTGCAACAGGCCTTACAGGTGAGAGTGTAAAAATTGTGAATGATGATCCGAATCTTGTATTAAGTGAAATACCTGGATTACACGTAGCTTATTTCTACATGAACTTGATAGAAGGTCCAACAACCGATAAGAGAGTACGAGAAGCTATTATTCGTGCCATCGATATCGATCAGATGGTAAAAGGAATTTATCAATATGATGAAGCCCAAAGAGCCTATTTACCATTGCCTCCAGGATCATGGGGATATGACCCAGATTTAGAAAGCTTAATTCCATCATATGATCCCGAAAAGGCAAAAGAGCTATTGACTGAGGCGGGGTATCCTGATGGATTTAAAACAGAAATATATGTAGCAGATCAACCAGCTAGAGTAAAAATGGCTACTATTATACAACAGTTCTTAAAACAAAATTTAAATATAGATTTAGATATCAAAACTGCTGAGTGGGGTACCTTTAGTGATATCGCATCTAAAGGAAAGGCACCTATTTACGGGATGTCTTGGACATGGTACCCAGATCCTTACTTCTTTTTAAATCAGATGTTCCATAGTTCCCAAATAGGGGCATTAGGAAATGGACAAGGCTTTAACAAACCAGAAGTAGATGAATTACTGGATGAAGCAGCAAGGGTATCGAACCAGGAGGAAAGAGCTGAACTTTACAAAAAAGCGTTAAAGAGTATTACAGAAGAATATTCACGTGTAAATTATTCTAATGAGAAAGTAATCTATGGATTAACAAGCAGAGTACAGGGATTTGAAATGAGAGCAGATAATCAAAAAATCTTTGTTTCACCAGAGGTAAATGTTTGGTTACGAAAATAA
- a CDS encoding ABC transporter permease, with protein sequence MLKVILKRILQLIPILFIVVTIIFVITRMIPGNPASVMLGPQAPVEAVEALSEELGLNKSIGEQFTGYLKGVIRGDLGKSYYYNEPVTKMIMETFPNTLYLSLVSIIIALLVGVPVGIISATKQYSMFDYISMVIALVGVSMPIFWLGLMMVLIFSVNLGWLPSIGMGSLDKGLWNVISHFILPSICLATIPAATFARITRSSMLEIIKQDYIKALRAKGLKEKVVVWKHALKNALPPIITVLGLQMSSLLSGAILTETIFSWPGMGKLIVDAIGNRDYALIQSTVLFIAFIYVFMNLLVDIVYLYINPKVSFESGKGGD encoded by the coding sequence ATGCTAAAGGTCATATTAAAAAGAATTTTACAACTCATTCCTATCTTATTTATTGTTGTTACCATCATTTTTGTAATCACTCGTATGATACCGGGTAATCCTGCTAGTGTAATGCTGGGTCCTCAAGCACCAGTAGAAGCAGTGGAGGCATTAAGCGAAGAACTAGGATTAAATAAAAGTATTGGTGAACAGTTTACGGGATATCTAAAAGGTGTAATCAGGGGGGATTTGGGCAAGTCCTATTACTATAATGAACCGGTAACAAAAATGATTATGGAAACATTTCCTAATACGTTATATTTGAGTTTGGTAAGTATTATTATTGCCTTACTTGTGGGTGTGCCTGTGGGAATTATTTCTGCAACAAAACAATATTCTATGTTTGATTATATTTCTATGGTGATTGCCTTAGTTGGTGTATCTATGCCTATATTTTGGCTGGGCCTAATGATGGTATTAATATTTAGCGTGAATTTAGGGTGGCTTCCATCTATAGGAATGGGAAGTTTAGATAAAGGATTATGGAATGTGATTAGTCATTTCATTTTGCCAAGCATATGTCTAGCTACGATTCCTGCCGCTACATTTGCTCGAATTACCCGTTCTAGCATGCTGGAAATTATCAAACAGGATTATATTAAGGCATTGCGGGCAAAAGGTTTAAAGGAAAAAGTTGTTGTTTGGAAACATGCCTTAAAAAATGCTCTGCCTCCTATCATTACGGTATTAGGACTTCAAATGTCATCTCTATTATCAGGGGCTATTTTGACAGAAACCATATTTAGTTGGCCTGGAATGGGAAAATTAATTGTTGATGCCATAGGAAACAGAGACTATGCATTAATTCAAAGTACAGTATTATTTATCGCTTTTATTTATGTATTCATGAATCTATTGGTGGATATTGTATATCTCTATATAAATCCCAAGGTTTCATTTGAATCAGGGAAAGGAGGGGACTAG
- a CDS encoding ABC transporter permease: MDSKGITVDIVTQQEMILKERKSNNAWNKLKRNKTAMIGLVIVIVMVMIAIFSPFLAPQDPNLMDLGNSYLKPGQNGHILGTDEFGRDLLSRIIYGARISIIVAVGGMLFGGIIGILLGLVAGFKGGIVDTIIMRLMDGMFAFPFVLLAIVLMTVLGDGLQNVILAIGIANIPGFARIVRGQVHIVKNEEYCQAIRALGASDIRLLFAHILPNSISPIIVYATLNVAGAIISEAALSFLGLGIRPPTASWGTILRSGKDYLNTASHIATYSGLAILVTVLGFNLLGDGIRDVLDPKMKR; this comes from the coding sequence ATGGACAGCAAAGGAATTACAGTGGACATAGTGACACAGCAGGAAATGATATTAAAAGAAAGAAAGTCTAATAATGCTTGGAACAAATTAAAGAGAAATAAAACGGCAATGATAGGCCTTGTAATTGTAATAGTTATGGTAATGATAGCAATCTTTTCTCCCTTTTTAGCTCCTCAAGATCCAAATCTTATGGATTTAGGTAATAGTTATTTAAAGCCTGGACAAAATGGACATATTTTGGGAACTGATGAATTTGGACGGGATTTATTAAGCAGAATTATATACGGTGCTAGAATCTCTATTATTGTAGCCGTTGGAGGAATGCTATTTGGAGGCATTATTGGAATTCTTTTAGGGCTAGTTGCTGGTTTTAAGGGAGGAATCGTGGATACGATTATTATGCGTTTGATGGATGGTATGTTTGCTTTTCCCTTTGTATTATTGGCTATTGTTTTAATGACAGTTTTAGGAGATGGATTGCAGAATGTTATATTGGCTATTGGTATTGCCAATATTCCAGGATTTGCACGAATTGTACGAGGCCAAGTTCACATAGTAAAGAATGAAGAATACTGCCAAGCCATCCGAGCATTGGGGGCTTCTGATATAAGGTTGTTATTTGCCCATATTCTCCCCAATAGTATTTCACCCATTATTGTGTATGCTACATTAAATGTGGCAGGAGCAATTATTTCTGAAGCAGCATTGAGTTTTCTAGGATTAGGAATTCGACCTCCAACTGCATCATGGGGAACAATTCTACGATCAGGAAAAGATTATCTTAACACAGCTTCCCATATTGCTACTTACTCAGGTTTAGCTATTTTGGTTACAGTACTGGGATTCAATCTATTAGGTGATGGTATTCGTGATGTGTTGGACCCTAAGATGAAACGGTAG
- a CDS encoding M20 family metallopeptidase yields MDIDQYKERVIRKVDEISKDLFEVSDYIYNHPEYCFEEYLATKKIIGYLENSGFKVQKGLGGLDTAFVATYDTGKPGNHIGLFGEYDAVKGMGHACGHNIMAATALGAGIAVKSVIDEIGGKVSVFGTPAEEGGGGKIIMLENNVFDGIDAAMILHPASDTVVNDISYSRTDIEVNFYGKTAHAATFPEEGISALNAVIQLFNMVNGMGLEVLEKGKIIGIISKGGEDPIYVPDHTQAKFTIRSFKMKYKEELVERFLEICKAVAKATKTTFKYKYIGLPYEDIRNNEKLEDLLAKNLILLGETICPRERELGIGCTDMGNVTHEIPGLQSYIQIAEGTRGHTPEFLEAAGDDRGRNALLKGAKAMGMTTIDLLASKDNMREVKEAFQKMKQRF; encoded by the coding sequence ATGGATATAGATCAGTATAAAGAGAGGGTTATTAGGAAAGTTGACGAAATATCCAAAGATCTGTTTGAAGTTTCTGATTATATATATAATCATCCAGAATATTGTTTTGAGGAGTACCTTGCTACTAAAAAAATAATAGGTTACTTAGAAAATAGTGGCTTTAAAGTACAAAAGGGTTTAGGAGGATTAGATACAGCTTTTGTGGCTACCTATGATACTGGAAAACCAGGGAATCATATTGGGTTGTTTGGCGAATATGATGCTGTCAAGGGAATGGGGCATGCATGTGGACATAACATTATGGCAGCAACTGCATTAGGAGCCGGTATTGCAGTAAAGTCTGTGATAGATGAGATTGGTGGAAAAGTGAGTGTATTTGGAACGCCGGCAGAAGAAGGTGGGGGTGGTAAGATTATCATGTTAGAAAATAACGTATTTGATGGAATAGATGCCGCCATGATTTTGCATCCTGCCAGTGATACTGTTGTGAACGACATCTCCTATTCTAGAACTGATATAGAAGTGAACTTCTATGGCAAGACTGCCCATGCAGCTACCTTTCCTGAAGAAGGAATTTCAGCATTGAATGCTGTTATACAATTGTTTAATATGGTAAACGGCATGGGGTTAGAAGTGCTTGAGAAGGGAAAAATCATTGGAATAATTAGCAAGGGTGGAGAAGATCCAATATATGTACCAGATCATACTCAAGCCAAATTTACTATCCGTTCATTTAAAATGAAGTATAAAGAGGAATTAGTAGAGAGGTTTTTGGAAATTTGCAAAGCTGTTGCAAAGGCAACAAAAACAACTTTCAAATATAAATATATAGGTTTACCCTATGAAGACATAAGAAACAATGAAAAATTAGAAGATTTATTGGCGAAGAATTTAATTTTATTAGGTGAAACTATTTGTCCCAGGGAAAGAGAATTAGGGATTGGTTGTACCGACATGGGAAACGTAACCCATGAAATTCCGGGATTGCAATCCTATATACAGATTGCAGAGGGAACACGAGGACATACACCTGAGTTTTTAGAGGCAGCAGGAGATGATAGAGGAAGAAATGCCCTATTGAAAGGGGCAAAAGCTATGGGTATGACGACTATTGACCTATTAGCTTCTAAAGACAATATGAGGGAAGTAAAAGAAGCATTTCAAAAGATGAAACAAAGATTTTAA
- a CDS encoding ABC transporter ATP-binding protein, whose product MSKEIIKVNNLKTYFYLSTGIVKAVDGVSFRINEGETLGIVGESGSGKSVTASSIMRLVANPIGRIVDGEILFEGKDLLKLKEKEMLSIRGKEISMIFQDPMTSLDPVFTIGQQIMEVIKIHQNVSDKEVKKIAVEALNMVGIPEAEKRLNSYPHEFSGGMRQRVIIAMAIVCKPKMIIADEPTTALDVTVQAQVLDLLKDLQRQLGTSILMITHNLGVVWDICDKVMVMYAGKTVEYADARTLYSNPRHPYTLGLLNSMPKLSDDPDKPLTVIPGGPPDLKLTGNACNFYNRCAYAQDICQEKDPQLLEVNENHFVACHFQTETKSLKIKGEKV is encoded by the coding sequence ATGAGCAAAGAAATTATCAAAGTAAATAATTTAAAAACATATTTTTATCTTTCCACCGGTATCGTAAAGGCAGTAGACGGAGTCAGTTTTCGAATCAACGAAGGGGAAACCCTAGGAATTGTCGGTGAGTCGGGTTCGGGAAAAAGTGTTACTGCTTCTTCTATTATGCGGTTAGTAGCAAATCCTATTGGTAGAATTGTGGATGGAGAGATTTTATTTGAAGGCAAAGACTTATTAAAGTTAAAAGAAAAAGAAATGTTAAGCATACGAGGAAAAGAGATATCTATGATTTTTCAAGATCCTATGACCTCATTGGATCCGGTATTTACCATTGGACAACAAATTATGGAAGTTATTAAGATTCATCAAAATGTATCAGATAAAGAAGTAAAAAAAATAGCTGTTGAAGCTCTTAACATGGTTGGGATTCCTGAAGCAGAAAAACGGCTAAATTCTTATCCCCATGAATTTTCTGGTGGAATGAGACAAAGGGTAATTATTGCCATGGCTATTGTTTGTAAGCCTAAAATGATTATTGCTGACGAACCTACTACAGCATTAGATGTTACTGTACAAGCTCAAGTGCTGGATTTATTAAAGGACCTTCAAAGACAGTTAGGAACATCTATTCTTATGATAACCCATAACTTAGGAGTTGTCTGGGATATTTGTGATAAGGTAATGGTTATGTACGCAGGTAAAACAGTGGAGTATGCAGATGCGAGAACCTTGTATAGCAATCCTAGGCATCCATACACATTGGGGTTACTTAATTCCATGCCTAAATTAAGCGATGATCCTGATAAGCCATTAACGGTTATTCCTGGAGGCCCCCCAGATTTAAAGTTAACAGGCAACGCTTGTAATTTTTATAACCGATGTGCCTATGCCCAAGATATTTGTCAGGAAAAGGACCCTCAACTACTAGAGGTTAATGAAAATCATTTTGTTGCGTGTCACTTTCAAACAGAAACAAAGAGCTTAAAGATAAAGGGGGAGAAGGTATAG
- a CDS encoding ABC transporter ATP-binding protein, which produces MKDTIMAVENLTKTFKIQSNKLFTPPKYLKAVNNVSFEVYKGETLGIIGESGCGKSTLGKSILRLIHPSSGKVRYEDILLSELSEKEMKNMRKDIQIIFQDPYSSLDPRKTVGSLIEEPMKIHNIGTPKERKERVSELLQMVGLDEYHGIRYPHEFSGGQRQRINVARALALNPKLIVCDEPVSALDVSVQAQVLNLLKTLQQKLDLTYVFISHDLSVVKYISDRIAIMYLGRIVEMGDSQEIYKNPLHPYTRALFSAIPPENPMDKKEKIKLKGEIPSPLNLPSGCPFSGRCPNYMKECKEILPELKDVKEGHKVACLLHR; this is translated from the coding sequence ATGAAGGATACCATTATGGCAGTAGAAAATTTGACAAAAACATTTAAGATCCAAAGCAATAAGCTATTTACCCCCCCAAAGTATTTAAAGGCAGTAAATAATGTTTCTTTTGAGGTGTATAAAGGGGAAACACTAGGAATTATTGGTGAGTCTGGATGTGGTAAATCCACATTGGGAAAAAGTATACTTCGCTTGATCCACCCTAGCTCAGGTAAAGTAAGATACGAAGATATTTTACTTTCAGAGTTATCGGAAAAGGAAATGAAAAATATGAGGAAAGATATACAAATTATTTTTCAAGATCCATATTCATCGTTAGATCCGAGGAAAACCGTAGGTAGTCTTATTGAAGAACCAATGAAGATTCATAATATTGGAACACCAAAAGAACGTAAAGAGCGGGTAAGTGAGTTATTACAAATGGTTGGATTGGATGAATATCATGGGATTCGCTATCCCCATGAATTTAGTGGGGGGCAAAGACAAAGAATCAATGTAGCTAGGGCATTAGCATTGAATCCAAAGCTTATTGTATGTGATGAACCTGTTTCAGCATTAGATGTATCTGTTCAAGCTCAAGTACTAAACCTTTTAAAGACATTACAACAAAAACTGGATTTAACCTATGTGTTTATCTCCCATGATTTAAGTGTTGTAAAATATATCAGTGATAGAATTGCTATTATGTATTTAGGAAGAATTGTAGAGATGGGGGATTCTCAAGAGATTTATAAAAATCCTTTACATCCTTATACAAGGGCATTATTTTCTGCGATTCCTCCAGAAAATCCAATGGATAAAAAAGAAAAAATAAAGCTTAAGGGGGAAATACCAAGTCCTTTAAATCTACCAAGCGGCTGTCCATTTTCGGGTAGGTGTCCAAACTACATGAAAGAATGTAAGGAGATCCTTCCGGAATTGAAGGATGTAAAGGAAGGCCATAAAGTTGCTTGTTTGTTACATAGGTAA
- a CDS encoding M20 family metallopeptidase, with protein MKNEILKQRLWKVVDDKKEDLLCLCSEMIQIPSENPPGDMEDITRLICNELNRSNIVHEVIRPQEDKPNIVATLGKGGEKTLLLNGHSDVVPAGDRSKWDFDPFCGKIIDGKILGRGTSDMKAGLGALIFAMKVLADEEVEINGKIVLHVVPDEETSGEMGTKWLVENGYADGGDACLIAEPTSYNNCEVGQKGSLWLHIKSYGKSAHGSIGNYVGDNAILKLTKILNAMEEIRTLKGIYNEDQKKVLEDSKRIAKEVLEVDGVENVIDHVTVNIGTIHGGTKTNMVADYCEATVDIRVPIGIKIQDVVDKFENIVERLGIVDIEYEYNWNSEANYTDTNTEIVQSAVTNAQKIWNKEVVPAYQWASSDARYYRYAGIPTIQYGPANIEGIHAYNETVDIEDVINATKVYLGIMTDLLDIQ; from the coding sequence ATGAAAAACGAAATACTAAAACAAAGATTATGGAAAGTAGTAGATGATAAAAAAGAAGATTTGCTGTGTTTGTGTTCTGAAATGATTCAAATCCCCAGTGAAAATCCACCGGGGGATATGGAAGATATCACAAGGTTAATATGCAATGAACTCAACAGATCTAATATAGTACATGAGGTAATCAGACCTCAAGAAGATAAACCTAATATCGTGGCTACTTTGGGGAAAGGCGGAGAAAAGACTTTACTATTAAATGGACATAGTGATGTGGTTCCGGCAGGAGATAGATCCAAATGGGATTTTGATCCTTTTTGTGGGAAGATTATCGATGGTAAGATTCTTGGAAGGGGAACCTCTGATATGAAGGCGGGATTAGGGGCTTTAATATTTGCCATGAAGGTGTTGGCAGATGAAGAAGTAGAAATCAATGGAAAAATTGTATTACATGTGGTGCCAGATGAAGAGACCAGTGGAGAAATGGGCACAAAATGGTTGGTGGAAAATGGATATGCAGATGGTGGAGATGCATGTCTTATTGCGGAGCCCACTTCCTATAACAACTGTGAAGTAGGACAAAAGGGATCACTTTGGCTGCATATTAAATCCTATGGTAAGTCAGCCCATGGAAGTATTGGAAACTACGTGGGAGACAATGCTATTCTAAAGCTTACTAAAATTTTGAATGCTATGGAAGAGATTAGAACACTAAAAGGCATTTATAATGAAGATCAAAAGAAAGTATTAGAAGATTCAAAGCGTATCGCTAAGGAGGTATTGGAGGTCGATGGTGTAGAAAATGTTATTGATCATGTTACAGTAAACATTGGCACAATTCATGGAGGAACAAAAACAAATATGGTAGCAGACTATTGTGAAGCAACAGTTGATATTCGTGTGCCGATCGGTATAAAGATACAAGATGTTGTGGATAAGTTTGAAAACATTGTAGAAAGACTAGGAATTGTGGATATAGAATATGAATATAATTGGAATTCAGAGGCTAATTATACTGATACGAATACAGAAATCGTGCAGTCTGCTGTAACAAATGCACAAAAGATATGGAATAAAGAAGTAGTTCCAGCCTATCAATGGGCATCAAGCGATGCAAGATACTATCGATATGCAGGAATTCCTACAATTCAGTATGGACCTGCCAATATAGAAGGAATACATGCCTATAATGAAACGGTAGATATAGAGGATGTAATAAATGCAACAAAGGTATATTTAGGGATTATGACGGATTTATTAGATATACAGTAG
- a CDS encoding amidohydrolase — translation MYTLIKGGNIFDVEKGYYIEGDILINGSKIEKVGHTINDVKINQVIDGYGKNIFPGFIDAHSHIGMWTYTHNGNDANECVDPVTPEMRAIDGINSKDPCFQEAVESGITTVMATPGSGNVIGGMAAILKTHGTTMSEAIIKEYAALKIALGENPKTVYHNIGKTPSTRMATAALLEENFIKAKMYFNERHNKNIEEDYRWEVFSPVFKREIPLKIHAHRADDILTAIRIAEKYNLRYTLDHCTEGYLIVDELKKKNKPILLGPLFMFKSKTELKNASSKTAQILSNAGCNVSLISDHPFTNGKYLLAMAGFLVKEGLDYAEAIRMVTINPARALEVDDQIGSIKEGKDADIVLCDGDPLEVQTRICMTIINGKIAHSIDSQYIGER, via the coding sequence ATGTATACACTTATTAAAGGCGGTAATATATTTGATGTAGAAAAAGGCTATTATATTGAGGGTGACATATTAATCAATGGCAGCAAAATTGAAAAGGTGGGCCACACTATTAATGATGTAAAAATTAATCAAGTTATTGATGGTTACGGTAAAAATATTTTTCCAGGGTTTATTGATGCCCATAGTCATATCGGGATGTGGACCTATACTCATAATGGGAATGATGCTAACGAATGTGTAGACCCAGTAACTCCTGAAATGCGAGCTATTGATGGAATAAATTCAAAGGATCCCTGTTTCCAAGAAGCTGTAGAATCTGGGATAACTACAGTTATGGCTACTCCTGGCAGCGGAAATGTGATTGGAGGAATGGCTGCTATATTAAAAACCCATGGCACAACCATGTCAGAAGCAATAATAAAGGAATACGCAGCTTTAAAAATAGCTTTGGGAGAAAATCCCAAAACTGTATATCATAACATTGGCAAAACTCCTTCCACCCGCATGGCGACAGCTGCCCTACTAGAAGAAAATTTTATAAAAGCTAAAATGTATTTTAATGAAAGACACAATAAAAACATAGAAGAGGATTATCGCTGGGAGGTATTTTCACCTGTTTTTAAAAGAGAAATTCCTTTGAAAATTCATGCCCATAGAGCAGATGATATTCTAACTGCTATCAGAATTGCAGAAAAATATAATTTGAGATATACATTGGATCATTGTACAGAGGGATACTTGATTGTAGACGAGCTCAAGAAAAAAAATAAACCTATCTTACTAGGCCCTTTATTTATGTTTAAATCAAAAACAGAATTAAAAAATGCTTCTTCAAAGACAGCTCAAATTTTATCGAATGCTGGTTGTAATGTATCCCTTATATCAGATCATCCTTTTACCAATGGTAAATATTTGTTAGCAATGGCAGGATTTTTAGTGAAGGAAGGTTTAGATTATGCAGAAGCAATACGAATGGTCACAATAAATCCTGCAAGAGCATTAGAGGTTGATGATCAAATTGGCAGTATTAAAGAAGGTAAAGATGCAGATATTGTTTTATGTGATGGAGATCCTTTGGAAGTACAAACAAGAATCTGTATGACAATAATTAATGGAAAAATTGCCCATAGTATAGATTCACAGTATATTGGTGAAAGGTAA